From Camelina sativa cultivar DH55 chromosome 5, Cs, whole genome shotgun sequence:
GTTTCTGTTGAGAAGCAACCTTATTTATAAACACTCATTCAACTTAAGTTTGATCAGGAgttagaaaataaagaaaaaactgtCTTGATGATGTTTGCTTTCTCTGAAGTCTGAACTATAATGGTGATGATTGAATGAAATGCAGAGATATAGGAACGGTATTAGTTTAGTGTTTTCTTAAATAGGTAATCATTGAGATACTATAGATTTGATCAACTGTTGAATGTGAGCTACATTATGATTCCTATCTGCCCTATTTTGATGATACAGAATCATCTAGCAACTCTGCTTTCGTTGAACTATAGATGTAAAAAGAGTATAGGTGGATGCATGAATGAAATGCAGAAAACAGTATATTTGAGAGGAGGTTTTTAACTAGAGTCGATTTTGGTTTAGTGTTTCGGGAAATAGGTAATCATTAGGACACTATATAGACTGTTGAATCTGTGCTGCGTATATGATCTGTGCATGTTCTATTCTTCTGCTTTCTTTGAAGTATAGATGTAAAGAGTAATGGTGGATATATGAATAAATGAATTGCAGCAAAAGGTGTATGtgcgaggaggaggagggaagaAAGAAGATCAGGAGGAGGAAATAGAAGTGGAGGTCTACAATCAAGGGATGACAAAGACAGAGCTGTGCAACAAATGGCAAGAGACAGGGACATGCCCATATGATGACCACTGCCAATTCGCTCACGGCATTAAGGAACTCCGCCCAGTGATCCGCCATCCCCGTTACAAGACTGAGGTTTGCAGAATGGTTCTTGCTGGTGATATCTGTCCTTATGGTCACCGTTGCCACTTCCGTCACTCACTATCCGAGCAGGAGAAGCTCGTGGCTGCTGGTTACAAACCCAAGTCATCCTTGAAGCTGCTTACATGACGCAGGTTTTCAAAACCCAAGTCCTCCTTCCGGCTGCTTACATGACTTCAAGGTAAAGCGAAAAAAAAGGGTCCGAAATTCATACATACGGAAAAAGGTCTGAAACTCTCAGATACACAATACTCCACAGATAGTACAATGATGGTGTTGATAGCTATTGAAACGATTGGCAAATATAGCATTTGGTAAAAAGTGAATAAATAATGTGCATAAGTAAGAGCGTCCTGGAAACAGTTTGAGTCTAgtagttgttgtttgatatttttttttctggtttattCTGAGACTTTTAAAAAGTGTATATCATCGGTTGTTCATATGTGGTGAATGAACTAGTTATAAAAGGAGTCTTTTGGTACTACAGAGCCTATATTGATATACTTTGTACCTATTTGCACTAAACAAGAGGAAAGGCCGTACATATTATTTGAACGAAGCGAGGCTTAAAATAGAGAGGTCTAATTCATCAATGTAAGAAATATCAACGTAGTGTTTGTGTATGTAGTAGGAGGGACTAGGGATATTGTAAATTTCTTAATGGGAGGTTTTAGATATTCCATGTAAATATTAATATCGTATCTACTATCTAGATTAATAACATACTTTCACCCTAAGCACATAACTCTAGACATGTTCTCCCGATTACAAACTTTGTGTAAAAGTTTTGTTAGAATTATActatgattttgaaaaaaaaaaatcaaatgacaAAGAACATCTTAGTcaataaagtaaaaaatcaaatgaCAAAGAAGAACATCTTAGTCAATAAAAGTTCATGATAAAAGTTGAACATTTAATTAACCACTAGGAGATATCCCAtgcttaaagcacggatcaatattttaaaaaaatttataatataataagaaaactattgttatattttttaaaaaatgttattttgtttgagataatatttatttgtaaatctattagtttatttgaatactaattattctagaatattatagtattttatttttgacgtattattacaattttatattgtttgtttgttttatttgcatcattattttataaaatataaaatagtaattttaatattataattgtgaacaaataaaaattataatttatcatctttataaatttagttttaccaatccgccaatgtggaaattaaaacacacatttttcatagattgagtgatatatcttcgttttaaaaaattcaaatcataacatatgcagaaaaaattctgcattttattaatgataaatattctATGAAacttccaaacaatttgtaaataaaataaaataaagatgataggacaatcataatttgaaatcttaacaaaatcttcaaatttaattattaaaaataattatattgtatacttggatataaaatcttagtttttaaaattctgattggtttatatatttttaaataaaatatttactaatttcgCCTATAAtatattagagagagaaaatattctttttttatttttttagattttttaatatttgatctatgagtgttttttattttctagttaattatatttatttaaattaagtaattaagcttaattaaaattttctaatggcaattgaatgtaattttttacatattttaagattagtttcatatttgtactttccaattaatatagtaggatgagCACAGCTCACGCTTTTGTCACCACTTTTtgtaaatgacattttttccttattttcactattttcttttgtacattgtagatattaaaaaaaaatacaggtacttattttcagttttaaaccttagattaataatttattttaaagcaATAATCTTAAATTATCTAATTTATattctaatttaataaattaattatagtgTATTTTCTTACATTTCAAGtcatacataaaatatacatttgttccaatttggaaaatttttgggttccaaaaaataattaatgttttataaatattctaTTGTTATGTAGATCAGTAGATGCCTATTATCAGCCAATTAGtgtaaatcctaaaccctaatatGTATCCCTATACATATGTTGTATTATATGGAACAGATGAATAATAGAGAAAACTATTTCCCTAAAACCTCTGTGCACAACATAAGAAAGTTTATTTGATGTTTAACTTCTATCTATTTTCAACTTGTGATTCAGAAACATAtgcatttattgtaaaaaaaaatttggttgactaaaattttacattcaatttaattcaaaaaaaaaaattgacaagaCACATGTTTCTCACcacaattttaaataaaataacaaattatatatataaatgtatggTAATGTTGgaattataaaacatatacatgGCTTTTGTAAAACCAACTAAACAGAAAAGGTAATGCTATAAGAgtttacatataattaattatatattttttaatacttcaatataattttttgaaacatAGTATTAATAACGACgactattaaaaaattatgagtcaaaatttttataaatgatatGTTGACTAACTATGTTTGGTTTTTGCTGGATGGACAACATCATAACTTTTTAAACTACAGTCAAAGAATTTATACTATTACTAAAAACTGATTgaattttatactattttaaaaattttctaaaattcttATCGTTTTTATTACAAAAGATGACTACTGAaatacatttttcaaactatATTTTCAGCCACTAGAAGtttcataagatttttaaatatatgaaattaagaaaTTCTATTTCAGACATAATAgtctgtctttttttcttttacaccaAAAAGTCAAAatgatgaaattaaaattaagaagtaaattaattcatataCTATTCATAAGTCTATTATTTGCAATGTATGACTTAGTTGGGTCCACTGAttctatcttttcttttatatatatgaccagACGTTAGTATGTCTCCTTCAACTTAACAATTTTCTCAAAATCcttaaatcatataatttttgtcCAAAATATCTGAGAAAATGGTTGGGACCATAACTCCTCAAAATGTTGATGACATTTTTGTCTTGCTAATTGAACATGACACTGCATCAGTCGCGTCCCTCACGTCAATGCTTgaacaattttcaaaaagaGGTAAAGGAACAACCGATCCTTgcaaagtaatttttttatgttgattatttttcatttacatGTCaaatttattctaaattttCACAAATGTTGCATTTACATGTTAAATTTTACCATTTGTTGAAAATTTCATGATGACTATAATTCTAAATCTCTAGATTGTGTGGTTATTTGTATTGACCATGAATCCAAATCACATAAATGCATGAATCATAATATtcgtaataaaaaaatatatttgaggCTATTTGGTCTTAGATCTCCATGATTAATTCATAtacaaatttatgtttaatcAAAAAATTCATTCACAACGGTTTTTGATGGACATATGATTTAAGTGTTAcatgtttgttttcatttgaCAAAACCGTTTTGAGTTTAAGATATTATCTATACTTTTGTCGGGTATTAAGATTTTTGTAATGTTGTTGCTACCCAAAAAAATACctcataattatatatgtatttttaaccgattaatctaattaatatttgtgtttattattatagtctttttatttttaatgaataaaatataataatgaaatgagtattttcaacatttttaaatattataaatatcttatatgaaaattaatttactaGTGATTAGCATGGATGCGGTAAGTAAGGCTCTATCGATGATTGAGAAACAGAAAAAGGACATTGGACTTGTCATAGCCAACATTGAAATGCCTCAATTAGATTCACATTCCTTCCTCACTGCTTTGCTTCAAAAGAACATCCCTCTCACATGTATGACAATATTCTAATTTCTCCCTCGTTTATAGTTTCcaccatatttttgtttcactaattactattttttttctttgtgaaagTGATCAatccagaaacaaaaacaaaaaaaccatctGATCTTTTGACAAATGGAGCTTCTTTTACTCTAAATAAGCCGATTTCTGAAATCGACATTAAAAATATGTGGCAACATGTGTTACATAAAAAGAGTCAAGAGTTAATGAAAATTAACATGACTGAAGACCAAGAAAATGTTATAGATAAAGATATAGATGAGATTGAAGCTTTTAGGGCAAGCCTTAAGAGGCAGAGAACAAGTCAAGCTTCTTTGTTAGGAAGACGACATTTCATCAGCAGATTCACAACTTCTGAAGAATACCATAAGAGGAAAATTATAACAAATGCCGAACGGAGATCTAAACCAGGTTGTCCTATTGAGGTTGAGAATAAGAGAAAAGAATGGTTGAAAGTGGATAATAGTGTTGGAAGACGTCAGAGTTTGTGGACTAATGAACGTCACATGAAGTTTTTAGCTGCTATTTCCATTTTGGGTGAAAAAggtaaaatttatatttcacaTTTGACATATccgttttcatatatataagattcTTATACTAGTTTCTAACACTATTTTATCTTGCAGAGTTTCGTCCCAAATCCATATTGAGGATTATGAATGACCCAAACTTAACTCATCTCCAAGTCGCTAGCCACCTTCAGGTTCATAGATATaatacttaaatattttcttcaacataagatatttttgataattttattataatgtttatATTCTATAATGTTTCAGAAATATAAAACTCAAATTGAAGGGATAAAAGACGTATTGTGGAGAAATGAATGGAAATCGACAAATAAAACAGTCGAATACCTTTCAGATTACGAATATCCTTTCAAAACATCCAACCTAACAAAGAATCTCATTGCATGTAACTCCTTGTGGAATTCTTTAAGAAAGaaaacttcttcatcatcatcacccatCAATCCATGTaagtattattatattatataactttcacaattctattattttgtgtgatataaatattaatatcatttttaatatacagttttatttaaaaatccTACCatcgagagaaagaaaaagatgtcaAAGTTTCATCGCAGCAAAAAATTGGACCTAAGCAATCATTCGCGTTTGGGTAACATATTTAACAAGTCATCTATGAATGTTTCTTCTATTCCTTCAACCATAAGTAGTAATCCAACTTACAATAATCTTTCTATCGGTAATGCTAACCATACTGGTCTAGTTCCTACTAGCTTAGGTAATGAAAACCTTCATATTCTTTCTGATTTACCATCAAACACATGTGCATATCAAATAGAGTCCACAAGGATTTCGATTCCGCACTATGATTCTAATCCCCTTCACCCACCTAAATATGTCCATGAAGCTGatataaaccaaataaatttagattttcCTTTTATACCAGCTTCTTTTGCTTCTCTAGAGGATCTATGCaatttagatgaaaattataattttcttccAAATAGTACCATGAACTCTTTTGAAACCAATATAGGCCAGATGAGTTCCAATCCATTTATAGAAAACCATATTCATCATAGAATGAACCATATAGATTGGCATCCTTCAATAGACAATTATGTTTTTCCTCAAACtgatatgaatataatttttccTGGAAATAATACAAACCATAATGAGTCAGTTTCTTCAAAAGATGGTTATGTTCCACCAGAAATTATGATCCCATCTGAAGTGGATATTAATTTAATGGGCATAGGTTATTTTGGAGAAAATGTTCTCCCTCAAGAAGACATTGGTATGAACCATGTGGGTTTAGTTTCTGGTGAAATACCTTATGAATTCCCTATGAAAACCAATATGACCAGTTTTGAAACCAATACAAATGAAGGTCCTGATGATTCTATTGAAAACCTGATTTCTTTTGACATTGGCGTCGAGAAAAATATGGCTTCTTGGTTAGAAGAAACTGGTTTTCCTGAGGAAAATAATCTTTTGCCTTCTGGTTATCTTACCGACAACGTTGCCTTTAGAAAACCAATNGAATGACCCAAACTTAACTCATCGCCAAGTCGCTAGCCACCTTCAGGTTCATAGATATaatacttaaatattttcttcaacataagatatttttgataattttattataatgtttatATTCTATAATGTTTCAGAAATATAAAACTCAAATTGAAGGGATAAAAGACGTATTGTGGAGAAATGAATGGAAATCGACAAATAAAACAGTCGAATACCTTTCAGATTACGAATATCCTTTCAAAACATCCAACCTAACAAAGAATCTCATTGCATGTAACTCCTTGTGGAATTCTTTAAGAAAGaaaacttcttcatcatcatcacccatCAATCCATGTaagtattattatattatataactttcacaattctattattttgtgtgatataaatattaatatcatttttaatatacagttttatttaaaaatccTACCatcgagagaaagaaaaagatgtcaAAGTTTCATCGCAGCAAAAAATTGGACCTAAGCAATCATTCGCGTTTGGGTAACATATTTAACAAGTCATCTATGAATGTTTCTTCTATTCCTTCAACCATAAGTAGTAATCCAACTTACAATAATCTTTCTATCGGTAATGCTAACCATACTGGTCTAGTTCCTACTAGCTTAGGTAATGAAAACCTTCATATTCTTTCTGATTTACCATCAAACACATGTGCATATCAAATAGAGTCCACAAGGATTTCGATTCCGCACTATGATTCTAATCCCCTTCACCCACCTAAATATGTCCATGAAGCTGatataaaccaaataaatttagattttcCTTTTATACCAGCTTCTTTTGCTTCTCTAGAGGATCTATGCaatttagatgaaaattataattttcttccAAATAGTACCATGAACTCTTTTGAAACCAATATAGGCCAGATGAGTTCCAATCCATTTATAGAAAACCATATTCATCATAGAATGAACCATATAGATTGGCATCCTTCAATAGACAATTATGTTTTTCCTCAAACtgatatgaatataatttttccTGGAAATAATACAAACCATAATGAGTCAGTTTCTTCAAAAGATGGTTATGTTCCACCAGAAATTATGATCCCATCTGAAGTGGATATTAATTTAATGGGCATAGGTTATTTTGGAGAAAATGTTCTCCCTCAAGAAGACATTGGTATGAACCATGTGGGTTTAGTTTCTGGTGAAATACCTTATGAATTCCCTATGAAAACCAATATGACCAGTTTTGAAACCAATACAAATGAAGGTCCTGATGATTCTATTGAAAACCTGATTTCTTTTGACATTGGCGTCGAGAAAAATATGGCTTCTTGGTTAGAAGAAACTGGTTTTCCTGAGGAAAATAATCTTTTGCCTTCTGGTTATCTTACCGACAACGTTGCCTTTAGAAAACCAATAGACTCAACCCATGATACTAGTATGGGCAACCATGATCGTTCTGTTGCTACAAATATTGGATCGACAAGTCAGCAGCATAATACGATGGAATCCTGCGAATATAATGATATAGAAGCTGTGAATCAAAAAGATGATATAGAGGGAGAAGATCATCTTGAAGATTATCGTGACTGCATAGATTGGATTGATCAAGTGATGAATAAAGATGCAtaacatatatacatgtatatgtttTCCTAATGGTGAAGAAAAGGAtaacaacaaaagcaaaattataaacatatttgTATAATGCATATTCTCATATTCATATCATAAACATTAATGTATGAGATTCTAAAAGTTATTCAGATTTTCATTTGCACTATTTGAATtgagtttccattttttttttcagtaattTATTTTCACATTAAAATGTAGTTAAATGTATTGTCAATATGATCACATAGTAAATGCTCTAActgaaatttaaagaaaatatattaaaattaatagtaATTTTCTTCCAAATTTACAATCAATTATCAATACAACTATTTTCTAGATATTAAATTAGTCTTTTTTCATGTGGCAACCCCACAATCATTCTCgcctttttttaatatatattcgaATATCTTATTTGCGAAAGACATTTTCCAAAATTAGGCGTTTGGCCGGGTATCGGTTCGGGTTTAGAGGTTTAGAACCCgttaaagtattttaaaattttgtgtcgAGTGTGGGTAAACACCCGTCGAGTTTAGGTAGTTTGAGTTATATACCAAACTTCAAATTATTTTGGGTTCGGATTGGGTTTGATACTTTTTAtctaatacaaaagaaaaaatattccaaattcaatcagtttttttttttaaaaatccgaATTCATCATAAAAGATTGTAAACAAAATACCAAACTAAACAAACTAATTGTAGTCATTAATAAAAAACCAgattgaattaataaaaaatgacaATAAGTCGATTTTTGAACACTAATTATTGGTGTGCACTTGGTATAGAGCTTGTAAAAAGTACACCAAAAAGTTATACCAGCTAGAATTTAACCCGTGGTGCACCACAAGATAATTTTTacttctaaatatatattaaatttttatggttttctagtttagtattaaaattatataattttaatttttagtaatttttagaTGTAAACCAAGTGACataacttatattttatttgattaccaaaattacgaattttttttgttagtgtagaaaataaaatcagttttattttattaattataatattttgaagtcaaaacttttgatttttatctGCAAtagattttttagaatattatattgtttcttaattttttttagaaaacattgagatattttagttttaaagaaaaacaaaatttattgtagatatattttagggATGTTATGTTAAATGTAAAGattctaaaaatataaactGAAATTAATTAAGGTAAATAGGAATCAACTTaatagagatattttaggaattgattttgtttgagattttatagccatattttagtttatattttgtgaatttttttagttattaattttgtaatttactaggaaatatttttaattttaaaaatgtaaaatttatattgtatttatttgttattttattattgttttattaattataaaaatataaaatttaacagatatttgatataagtattcaaagtattggattttgtagtgttttcaaggttttaacctgtgtggtatatgtatagtctaataatatatttatctcttggtacacatctaaaagtattttaaaaaaacaattccacttaacttcCTATATAGAACTAATGTCAaaccgtctcaccaaaatcaaaatgagtttttgcgtaaaaaaaaaatcaaaataagttttttttatcaagtttaattatgttaattgttttaccaaattagcatatttttatagtttataatttttccatgtcaatatatatagtttatgataattaatagaattttttttttggcaattccgcaaaaaataagaaataaaccaaattatatgggggttttcaacatatttaatgtgacattttataattggattttcggtttaggaaatttattaatgttaatataattatggagattgtaaacttttgttattgaaaatctgttgtatattatttaaatttgaaagattttagtatccataaaaatagttttggagatttaaagggtcttaaaactttaatggctagaattctttttggaaaaatcggaatatatagatattgttaagattttatggtaataaatgtaacaaatattggtcaatttaaaaaagtttaatatttgagtttctctgcaatattatttatggaattgttctaagggttaatattgtaaaaagaaatttaaataaataatacttaaagggcataaactaaaatatacttcaaaaatgttaatatagattatatGTAAAATGGTAGATTGccaaatgtaatttaaaaatgttaataactatactattaattggggagtacaaaaacagaaaaaaaaaaaaaaaaacttttacaaaaatGCCATACATTGCCCCTACGCCAAAAAacaggaagaagagaaaaaaaaaattaagggcAACAAGGTAattaaaagtgttaaaagaCGCGGATCCTTTCAGTTTAGACACAATCTCATTCGGATCCTAGATGTATTATAGGTGTATCCAAACACTCTCTTCTTCCTAAGCCTGTAccagaaatcaaataaaaagacATCATAATGCGGACTAACTATAGAAATGGCAACTAATAATATGTGAAATCCCTGATTATCCTCTTCCGTATCATATCaatcatcaaattaaattcaGAACATTAACTGCAAATATTTACAGTTAATCATAAATATTCTCTTTTCAAACAATCACAACAACCCTTTCGAATAAATTACCATTTGTTCTTCGTAATTCAATAGGCTAGATCAATCATCACAACTAACAACGGAAACAGTTGGATCGAATCCCTAATATTACTATGGTATATCATATgaaacccaaaatcaaatcaaaaacaataaatctTATATTTATTGCATCGAATATTCTACCTTTAATATTTTGTCTATAAAAGAGAGCTCCAAGAGAAACACATTACctcaaactttgaaaacaatCTCTTCtccaaaccaagaaaaatgaTTGCTTTTGAATGGGAAACAATCTTTGCAAAATCGGCGGAATCCTGGGAATGATTTTGACGAACGGAGctgtaagtttttgttttgcttaaaaataCGGTAACATACTAAAAAGATCATGACTATAAGCAGCTTATCatcacataaataaatagaaacgTTTATCCTATTCTCTGTAAACATAAAAGGAAATTGTGCCCAATGACTGGAATAAATTGCTAACTTCTATTTACTCTGTGTGATTGTAGGGTTCCAAAATTCAGGTGCAACTGAAATAAGAACATGTGTAACGCTGTTGGGAGGTTTGTGACCAAAGGACATTAGAAATAATCAAAAGTTGTGTTTAGCACCATGGTAATAACTTTATAACCTTTGTATTTATCATTTGATTTCTAATGTGTTTTGTCTAATTGATGTTAGACTAACTAATGATGTTAAGCTGTTTtctaaaaactgaaaattttccAGAACAGGTTGGCTTGGTACTATTCACAGGTAAGTAAGAAGACAATCttaataaaacttattttagaaTGAATGTTGGACTTATCCTTTTTCTACACATTGAATAACATTACTAACCtctattttgaataaaatggcATGAGCTTGCATATGCTGTTGTTCTTTGCTTCATATTGTGATTCACACCAACAATTCTTCACACTTTTAACTTCATCCTTAATCTGTCAAAAGCATAATAAATATGTTAATCtacttaaatattatttatttgattttataagttCACATGTCTAACACATAAGAAAATTACTTAATCATCATTTTATCATCACTGTTTTTTGTTACTTAGACAATAGAAAAACGAAGTAATCTTATTGTCTTTCAATAAGGgagaaaatatattagaaattttAGAAGTTAAATCAAAGCATCTCATATCTTTTATGCATAGAGCCTTCTACATGCATGAAGTTTTTTCTCATCAATGTTCCTGTAAAATgattgaaagcaaaaaaaaagaaacgtatatatatttgtaatcgAGAGGCTATGTGCTACccatttaaaaatttagaaaaagaaatcaCTGACTTTACAATTAAAACTATATGTCCCGATTACAGACCATAAGTCTATTGATGCCAAAAGATTGAGCATTTTGTTAAACCAGATAATTATTATCACTTGGGTATAATTTAAGTAAACCaacaaagtctttttttttttttcgatttgggGAGTTTTGTCTGTTAAACAAAAACAGCTCCAGAGACAAAGAAGTATAATCATGACTGTCTTCGGATTAGTTTGGACCAAGATATGGAGAATAAAATACCTAAAAATTGATATTAGCACTAATTAAGTTTACAAAAACACCAACACTATTAACGACATAACTATTGAGGATATTATATACTATTGAGGATATTATATTCAAATCTATAAAGAAACACATGTTTCAGAGTAGAAGAAATTATTGAAAGACAATCTACATACCTTTTTCGAGATAAAAGAACTCGAGACCTCATAATATCGTACACATGCGAGAGGACCACAAGACGAATCTGTGGATCAGAGGAGAGGTAGTTTTCGTATAGCCATTGACAAAGCGTATCAGATCCGTGACGGAGTAGTAGATTCTTTAGATGGCAGTGGCCGTAGTGATTGGTCTGGTGGCGGATTTGAAATGGTGATGAGTAGTGGaagaggtggaggaggatgGAGAAGGTGAGTGATAAGATCGAGGAAGTAGTATGGGCTTTATCAAATAATGGGTTATGTTTAGTTATTCGAAACTCGAAAATACACagtgttatatttttttgactacggctgggcaaaataaccaaGAACCAAATAACCGACTGATCTGAACCCAAAAATTCCAAATCGATATTCCTAAAATTAAATACTCTTGCAAAATctaatttcaaatttctttctatttttccttgattatattattactttttctgtttttgtattttttggttatatttggttaaCTTCGGTTAGTTACGGTTATCTATTAAATATCGGAACCGAactgaaatttattaaatactgaatgtttatt
This genomic window contains:
- the LOC104789693 gene encoding putative two-component response regulator-like APRR6, with amino-acid sequence MVGTITPQNVDDIFVLLIEHDTASVASLTSMLEQFSKRVISMDAVSKALSMIEKQKKDIGLVIANIEMPQLDSHSFLTALLQKNIPLTLINPETKTKKPSDLLTNGASFTLNKPISEIDIKNMWQHVLHKKSQELMKINMTEDQENVIDKDIDEIEAFRASLKRQRTSQASLLGRRHFISRFTTSEEYHKRKIITNAERRSKPGCPIEVENKRKEWLKVDNSVGRRQSLWTNERHMKFLAAISILGEKEFRPKSILRIMNDPNLTHLQVASHLQKYKTQIEGIKDVLWRNEWKSTNKTVEYLSDYEYPFKTSNLTKNLIACNSLWNSLRKKTSSSSSPINPFLFKNPTIERKKKMSKFHRSKKLDLSNHSRLGNIFNKSSMNVSSIPSTISSNPTYNNLSIGNANHTGLVPTSLGNENLHILSDLPSNTCAYQIESTRISIPHYDSNPLHPPKYVHEADINQINLDFPFIPASFASLEDLCNLDENYNFLPNSTMNSFETNIGQMSSNPFIENHIHHRMNHIDWHPSIDNYVFPQTDMNIIFPGNNTNHNESVSSKDGYVPPEIMIPSEVDINLMGIGYFGENVLPQEDIGMNHVGLVSGEIPYEFPMKTNMTSFETNTNEGPDDSIENLISFDIGVEKNMASWLEETGFPEENNLLPSGYLTDNVAFRKPXE